From a region of the Pristis pectinata isolate sPriPec2 chromosome 2, sPriPec2.1.pri, whole genome shotgun sequence genome:
- the LOC127586706 gene encoding uncharacterized protein LOC127586706 isoform X1, which produces MKVLVLTCCLLALAMAAPVRKARDLSSGSSERYSRFFQPFYPPYFPFPPFFNRPPFYQPFPRYPPFPGFNYPGFANIPVFNGFERRAIPGASKVRGNNVEESAPQEFSLINGASISSEVSLEDTSSIEDNDYRLSLVNVPHDLPDYGDPRVSDYGHPRVPDYGHPRVPDYGHPRVPDYGDPRVPDYDGAVTPDEELPGVPDYEVPFGPGVDTDVDIGFDQQSSRDTANEGSNTEEPTGVLPYSDSSQNLDSLGLTQEDNQMTRDSNEGAGHHEAVNEPTEQDLNHGETLNTQEFVDQQGSSEDLTEESQTDETQNVDANPMDTELTALANEDDSYEDDSYEDDSYEDDADIGFIDNNHNYNGDVESEFNGADSNQRTSSDSDETDLDAGEIEFNDNDGNAEDSSEDVTNISNVEDDSVLGENSETNFSI; this is translated from the exons ATGAAAGTGTTGGTTCTCACCTGTTGCCTCCTGGCCTTGGCCATGGCTGCCCCG GTGCGGAAAGCCAGAGACTTGAGCAGTGGCAGTAGCGAG CGATACTCTCGTTTCTTTCAACCATTTTACCCACCTTATTTCCCCTTCCCTCCATTCTTCAATAGACCTCCCTTCTACCAACCATTCCCCAGATATCCTCCCTTCCCTGGTTTCAACTATCCAGGCTTTGCAAACATACCTGTATTTAATGGTTTTGAAAGACGTGCCATCCCTGGAGCATCAAAAGTAAGAGGTAACAATGTGGAAGAAAGTGCCCCACAGGAATTCTCCTTGATCAATGGAGCCAGCATCAGCTCTGAAGTTTCCCTTGAGGACACCAGCAGTATTGAGGATAATGATTACAGGCTATCCCTTGTGAATGTGCCACACGACCTGCCAGATTACGGGGACCCTCGGGTGTCAGATTACGGGCACCCTCGGGTGCCAGATTACGGGCACCCTCGAGTACCAGATTACGGGCACCCTCGGGTGCCAGATTACGGGGACCCTAGGGTGCCGGATTATGATGGTGCTGTAACACCAGATGAAGAGCTCCCTGGGGTGCCAGATTATGAGGTGCCTTTCGGACCAGGAGTTGATACAGATGTGGATATTGGGTTTGATCAACAAAGCTCCAGGGACACAGCAAATGAGGGATCTAATACGGAGGAGCCCACTGGTGTTCTACCGTACTCTGACTCCTCACAGAATTTAGATTCACTTGGATTAACCCAGGAAGATAATCAAATGACCAGAGACAGTAATGAGGGTGCTGGCCACCATGAAGCAGTCAATGAACCCACTGAACAAGACCTCAATCACGGAGAAACCCTGAATACCCAGGAATTTGTGGATCAGCAAGGGTCCAGTGAAGACTTGACTGAGGAATCCCAAACCGATGAG ACACAGAATGTTGATGCCAACCCAATGGACACAGAGCTTACCGCCCTTGCCAATGAAGATGACAGTTATGAAGATGACAGTTATGAAGATGACAGTTATGAAGATGACGCTGATATTGGTTTCATTGACAATAATCACAATTACAATGGTGACGTTGAATCCGAATTCAACGGCGCAGATTCCAATCAGAGAACCTCATCAGATTCGGATGAGACTGACCTCGATGCTGGTGAAATCGAGTTCAATGACAACGATGGCAATGCAGAGGATTCCAGTGAGGATGTCACCAACATAAGCAATGTTGAAGATGACAGTGTACTCGGTGAGA ACAGTGAAACCAACTTTTCCATCTGA
- the LOC127586706 gene encoding uncharacterized protein LOC127586706 isoform X2, protein MKVLVLTCCLLALAMAAPVRKARDLSSGSSERYSRFFQPFYPPYFPFPPFFNRPPFYQPFPRYPPFPGFNYPGFANIPVFNGFERRAIPGASKVRGNNVEESAPQEFSLINGASISSEVSLEDTSSIEDNDYRLSLVNVPHDLPDYGDPRVSDYGHPRVPDYGHPRVPDYGHPRVPDYGDPRVPDYDGAVTPDEELPGVPDYEVPFGPGVDTDVDIGFDQQSSRDTANEGSNTEEPTGVLPYSDSSQNLDSLGLTQEDNQMTRDSNEGAGHHEAVNEPTEQDLNHGETLNTQEFVDQQGSSEDLTEESQTDETQNVDANPMDTELTAYEDDSYEDDADIGFIDNNHNYNGDVESEFNGADSNQRTSSDSDETDLDAGEIEFNDNDGNAEDSSEDVTNISNVEDDSVLGENSETNFSI, encoded by the exons ATGAAAGTGTTGGTTCTCACCTGTTGCCTCCTGGCCTTGGCCATGGCTGCCCCG GTGCGGAAAGCCAGAGACTTGAGCAGTGGCAGTAGCGAG CGATACTCTCGTTTCTTTCAACCATTTTACCCACCTTATTTCCCCTTCCCTCCATTCTTCAATAGACCTCCCTTCTACCAACCATTCCCCAGATATCCTCCCTTCCCTGGTTTCAACTATCCAGGCTTTGCAAACATACCTGTATTTAATGGTTTTGAAAGACGTGCCATCCCTGGAGCATCAAAAGTAAGAGGTAACAATGTGGAAGAAAGTGCCCCACAGGAATTCTCCTTGATCAATGGAGCCAGCATCAGCTCTGAAGTTTCCCTTGAGGACACCAGCAGTATTGAGGATAATGATTACAGGCTATCCCTTGTGAATGTGCCACACGACCTGCCAGATTACGGGGACCCTCGGGTGTCAGATTACGGGCACCCTCGGGTGCCAGATTACGGGCACCCTCGAGTACCAGATTACGGGCACCCTCGGGTGCCAGATTACGGGGACCCTAGGGTGCCGGATTATGATGGTGCTGTAACACCAGATGAAGAGCTCCCTGGGGTGCCAGATTATGAGGTGCCTTTCGGACCAGGAGTTGATACAGATGTGGATATTGGGTTTGATCAACAAAGCTCCAGGGACACAGCAAATGAGGGATCTAATACGGAGGAGCCCACTGGTGTTCTACCGTACTCTGACTCCTCACAGAATTTAGATTCACTTGGATTAACCCAGGAAGATAATCAAATGACCAGAGACAGTAATGAGGGTGCTGGCCACCATGAAGCAGTCAATGAACCCACTGAACAAGACCTCAATCACGGAGAAACCCTGAATACCCAGGAATTTGTGGATCAGCAAGGGTCCAGTGAAGACTTGACTGAGGAATCCCAAACCGATGAG ACACAGAATGTTGATGCCAACCCAATGGACACAGAGCTTACCGC TTATGAAGATGACAGTTATGAAGATGACGCTGATATTGGTTTCATTGACAATAATCACAATTACAATGGTGACGTTGAATCCGAATTCAACGGCGCAGATTCCAATCAGAGAACCTCATCAGATTCGGATGAGACTGACCTCGATGCTGGTGAAATCGAGTTCAATGACAACGATGGCAATGCAGAGGATTCCAGTGAGGATGTCACCAACATAAGCAATGTTGAAGATGACAGTGTACTCGGTGAGA ACAGTGAAACCAACTTTTCCATCTGA